One segment of Prosthecobacter vanneervenii DNA contains the following:
- a CDS encoding SMP-30/gluconolactonase/LRE family protein: MLFRPISLLFVLSLAAAAAEAVPEFKGSIERLDPALDGLIAPGTGIEVLASGFNWSEGPVWRDGGLVFSDVPENTVFGWKEGDTAAKVVLKPSGSLSGDGQGSNGLQVDAQGNLILCQHGERRVARLEKDGSFTPLADKYEGKRFNSPNDLTIAKSGVIFFTDPPYGLKKGETPELPQHGVYSVTPGGKVSLVVGDIRFPNGIALSPDEKTLYVAVSDPKDTRVMAYDLQADGSVKNGRVFFNAQGLKSPERKGGCDGMKVDAQGNLWTTGPGGVLVISKEGKHLGSILTGQATANCAFGGADRSTLYITADMFLLRVKTLAKGL, from the coding sequence ATGCTTTTCCGCCCGATCTCTCTGCTTTTCGTTTTGTCTCTGGCTGCCGCTGCGGCGGAGGCTGTGCCTGAGTTTAAGGGCTCGATTGAGCGGCTGGATCCGGCGCTGGATGGGCTGATCGCGCCGGGGACGGGGATCGAGGTGCTGGCGTCGGGCTTTAACTGGTCGGAGGGGCCGGTGTGGCGGGATGGCGGCCTTGTGTTTTCAGATGTGCCGGAGAATACGGTGTTTGGCTGGAAGGAGGGTGACACGGCGGCGAAGGTGGTGCTGAAGCCGAGCGGGAGCCTGAGCGGCGATGGGCAGGGCTCGAACGGATTGCAGGTGGATGCGCAGGGAAATCTCATCCTCTGCCAGCATGGCGAGCGCCGTGTGGCGAGGCTGGAGAAGGACGGGAGCTTCACGCCGCTGGCGGACAAGTATGAGGGCAAGCGCTTTAACAGCCCGAATGATCTGACGATCGCGAAGAGCGGGGTGATCTTTTTCACGGATCCGCCTTACGGCCTGAAGAAGGGTGAGACGCCGGAGCTGCCGCAGCATGGGGTGTACTCGGTGACGCCTGGGGGGAAGGTGTCGCTGGTGGTGGGGGACATCCGCTTTCCGAACGGGATCGCGCTGAGCCCGGATGAGAAGACGCTGTATGTGGCGGTGTCTGACCCGAAGGACACGCGGGTGATGGCGTATGATCTGCAGGCGGATGGCAGCGTGAAGAACGGGCGTGTGTTTTTCAATGCGCAGGGGCTGAAGAGCCCGGAGCGCAAGGGCGGCTGCGACGGGATGAAGGTGGATGCGCAGGGGAACCTCTGGACGACGGGGCCGGGCGGGGTGCTGGTGATCAGCAAAGAGGGCAAGCACCTGGGCAGCATCCTGACAGGGCAGGCGACGGCGAACTGTGCGTTTGGCGGTGCGGACCGCAGCACGCTGTACATCACGGCGGACATGTTTCTGCTGCGGGTGAAGACGCTGGCGAAGGGGCTGTGA
- a CDS encoding thioredoxin family protein, with the protein MKSLLTALALFVAATAFAGPPAGITSLKAAIKAARTQGKFLFVQLGRENCGNCQQLKSMITKNELPLSDTRYIYADVDFDDLSTFDLFNRHFKADGEYLPFVVIAAPDGTQLAAHTGSGTVKDYKQLINDAEKAAAKMTASQAAAKKK; encoded by the coding sequence ATGAAATCCCTCCTCACCGCCCTCGCCCTCTTCGTCGCCGCCACCGCCTTCGCCGGCCCACCCGCCGGCATCACCAGCCTCAAGGCCGCCATCAAAGCCGCACGCACCCAGGGCAAGTTCCTCTTCGTCCAGCTCGGCCGTGAAAACTGCGGCAACTGCCAGCAGCTCAAAAGCATGATCACAAAAAACGAGCTTCCTCTCTCCGACACCCGGTACATCTACGCCGACGTGGACTTCGATGACCTCAGCACCTTCGATCTCTTCAACCGCCACTTCAAAGCCGACGGCGAATACCTCCCCTTCGTCGTCATCGCCGCCCCAGACGGCACCCAGCTCGCCGCCCACACCGGCTCCGGCACCGTCAAAGATTACAAGCAACTCATCAACGACGCCGAAAAAGCCGCCGCCAAAATGACCGCAAGCCAGGCCGCTGCCAAAAAGAAGTGA
- a CDS encoding PQQ-binding-like beta-propeller repeat protein — protein sequence MISFRALAAFSLVLAPSFLLAEDWPQWRGPRLDGTSKDTGFPVSADGSVIWKVELPGSGHASPIVWQDRVFVVSALPETEARVLLCLDRASGKELWQTVVLKAPTEGTHKLNSLASSTPATDGERVFTAFLDNTETEATRAANAGRVIPKGEVPKGTVVVSAHDFSGKPVWQVRPGLFSSKHGFCSSPIVFEDKVIVNCDHDGDGYIVALARTDGKELWRIERPNKTRSYCVPLIRDIGGRTQMVLSGTMCVASYDPRTGKQLWIMDGPTEQFVASIVYSEQSGLLYMTGGFPEHHLLAIKPDGSGNVTNTHIAWRTNKGVSYVPSPIIEGSHLLNVSDSGVAHCFDAKSGEIKWEERMREHHASLSSAEGRVYFINDFGVMRVVQPEKSYKLVAESELKEKVFATPALSEGQIFIRSDKSLICLGKRSAKTAAR from the coding sequence ATGATTTCTTTCCGCGCGCTTGCTGCTTTTTCCCTGGTGTTGGCTCCTTCCTTTCTGCTGGCTGAGGACTGGCCGCAGTGGCGTGGGCCGAGGCTGGATGGGACGTCGAAGGACACGGGGTTTCCGGTTTCGGCGGATGGCAGTGTGATCTGGAAGGTGGAACTGCCGGGGAGCGGGCATGCGTCTCCCATCGTGTGGCAGGATCGTGTGTTTGTGGTGTCGGCGCTGCCGGAGACGGAGGCGCGGGTGCTGCTGTGCTTGGACCGTGCGTCAGGCAAGGAGCTGTGGCAGACGGTGGTGCTGAAGGCGCCGACGGAGGGGACGCACAAGCTGAACTCGCTGGCGTCCAGCACGCCGGCCACGGACGGGGAGCGGGTGTTTACGGCTTTCCTCGACAACACGGAGACGGAGGCGACGCGTGCGGCGAATGCGGGGCGGGTGATCCCCAAGGGTGAGGTGCCGAAGGGCACGGTGGTGGTGTCTGCGCATGATTTCAGCGGCAAGCCGGTGTGGCAGGTGCGGCCGGGGCTTTTTTCCAGCAAGCATGGCTTCTGCTCCAGCCCGATCGTGTTTGAAGACAAGGTGATCGTGAACTGCGATCATGATGGCGATGGCTACATCGTGGCGCTGGCGCGCACGGATGGCAAAGAGCTGTGGAGGATCGAGCGGCCGAACAAGACGCGCAGCTACTGCGTGCCGCTGATTCGGGACATCGGCGGACGCACGCAGATGGTGCTGTCCGGCACGATGTGCGTGGCCAGCTATGACCCTCGCACGGGCAAGCAGCTGTGGATCATGGACGGGCCGACGGAGCAGTTTGTGGCGTCGATTGTTTACAGCGAGCAGAGCGGCCTGCTGTACATGACGGGCGGGTTTCCGGAGCACCATCTGCTGGCGATCAAGCCGGATGGCAGCGGGAATGTGACGAACACGCACATCGCGTGGCGCACGAACAAGGGGGTGTCTTATGTGCCGTCTCCGATCATCGAGGGAAGTCATCTGCTGAATGTGTCAGACTCGGGGGTGGCGCACTGCTTTGATGCGAAGTCGGGAGAGATCAAGTGGGAGGAGCGCATGCGCGAGCACCATGCCTCCCTGAGCAGCGCGGAGGGGCGCGTGTATTTCATCAATGACTTTGGCGTGATGCGCGTGGTGCAGCCGGAGAAGAGCTACAAGCTGGTGGCGGAGAGCGAGCTGAAGGAGAAGGTCTTTGCCACGCCGGCGCTGAGCGAGGGGCAGATCTTCATCCGCAGTGACAAGAGCCTGATCTGCCTGGGGAAGCGGAGCGCGAAGACGGCGGCGCGGTGA